In Gloeomargarita sp. SKYB120, one genomic interval encodes:
- a CDS encoding rhomboid family intramembrane serine protease, protein MFPLYDDNPTQRTPVITYGLIAACVVIFFYQVNLDGEQLQQFVQAWAVIPKELFTNFDAKAMTLISSQFLHGGFWHLFGNMWFLWLFGNNLEDALGRWRFLLFYLFCGAVAALAYALVVPMSTIPLLGASGAIAGVMGGYIVRFPQAQIRTLLVLVIFVTIVRMPAAVFLGAWILMETLRAASVHPGMPGVAYLAHVAGFLTGAVLVPLLPQRLD, encoded by the coding sequence GTGTTTCCCCTTTACGACGATAACCCAACCCAGCGGACGCCCGTCATCACCTATGGGTTGATTGCGGCTTGCGTTGTTATTTTTTTCTATCAGGTCAATCTAGACGGGGAACAACTCCAGCAATTCGTGCAGGCGTGGGCAGTTATTCCCAAAGAGTTATTTACCAACTTTGATGCGAAGGCTATGACCCTGATCAGTTCGCAGTTCCTGCATGGGGGTTTCTGGCACCTGTTCGGGAACATGTGGTTTTTGTGGCTGTTCGGCAACAATCTGGAGGATGCGCTAGGGCGGTGGCGGTTTCTGTTGTTTTACCTGTTTTGTGGTGCGGTGGCAGCATTGGCCTATGCGTTGGTTGTCCCCATGTCCACCATTCCCTTGCTTGGCGCTAGCGGCGCTATTGCTGGCGTGATGGGGGGCTATATCGTGCGGTTTCCCCAAGCGCAAATTCGCACCCTGTTGGTCTTGGTCATCTTTGTCACCATCGTGCGGATGCCGGCGGCGGTGTTTTTGGGGGCTTGGATCCTGATGGAAACCCTGCGGGCGGCGTCCGTGCATCCGGGAATGCCAGGAGTTGCCTATTTGGCCCATGTGGCGGGGTTTTTGACGGGAGCCGTGCTAGTGCCCTTATTGCCGCAGCGACTGGATTGA
- a CDS encoding response regulator transcription factor, with product MQSLEPLDVPAVADLEEPSRILVVEDEELIRDMLELSLREEGYQVTTAADGRTALNLLLGDEPASGVCPFDLVVLDLMLPQVNGLDLCRLLRRQGNPTPILVLSARGSETDRVLGLEVGADDYLTKPFSTRELIARCRALLRRQRQSYLPQPTVLHYKDIYLYPQQCRVVVRGEVVNLSPKEFRLLELFMNYPRRVWSRESLLDRVWGPDFVGDSKTVDVHIRWLRQKLEKDPSHPEYILTVRGFGYRFG from the coding sequence ATGCAGTCCCTGGAACCCCTGGATGTGCCCGCCGTTGCCGACCTGGAAGAGCCAAGTCGCATTCTGGTCGTCGAAGATGAAGAACTGATCCGGGACATGTTGGAGTTGTCGCTGCGGGAAGAAGGCTATCAGGTGACGACGGCGGCAGATGGGCGCACGGCTTTGAACCTGCTATTGGGGGATGAACCAGCCAGCGGCGTTTGTCCGTTTGACTTGGTGGTGTTGGATTTGATGTTGCCCCAAGTAAACGGCTTGGACCTGTGCCGGTTGTTGCGTCGCCAGGGCAATCCCACGCCAATTCTGGTGCTCAGCGCCCGCGGTAGCGAAACCGACCGGGTTTTGGGGCTGGAGGTGGGGGCGGATGACTACTTGACGAAACCCTTCAGCACGCGCGAACTGATTGCCCGCTGTCGAGCGCTGTTGCGGCGACAACGCCAGAGTTATCTCCCCCAACCCACGGTGTTGCATTACAAGGACATCTATCTCTACCCCCAGCAGTGCCGAGTGGTGGTGCGCGGGGAAGTGGTCAACCTGTCGCCCAAGGAATTTCGCTTGCTGGAATTGTTCATGAATTACCCCCGGCGGGTCTGGTCGCGGGAAAGTTTGCTGGACCGGGTTTGGGGACCGGACTTCGTAGGCGATAGCAAGACGGTGGATGTGCATATCCGCTGGTTGCGCCAGAAGCTGGAAAAAGACCCCAGCCATCCCGAGTACATCCTGACTGTGCGGGGCTTCGGCTACCGCTTTGGCTAA
- a CDS encoding HAMP domain-containing histidine kinase, with amino-acid sequence MAVGWLSLGVALGLVGGWWLRRWLAPKPTASLPWPEILHQLPWGCLVVDEDNQLLWCNPAAQALLRLRPWRPGQPRLLLELVRSYELDQLIERARNQAGVQTMEWTFYPAELTQPPIPLRAMGQRLSTGEVVVFLENRQALVELTQARDRWITDLTHELKTPLTAMQLVAEALYARVDPPLQTWVSRLLGELQRLSRLVHNWLEMAQGHQPVRNPTPVNLPALVQNVWQSLEPLAQQKNLRLDYVGPSELWLPGDELRLYQMLCNLLDNSIKYSPVDGVIRLVLTPQTAQQQVQIDILDQGPGFPPADLPHLFERFYQGQNHPQGYPHGTGLGLAIVRQIVQAHGGEIQAANHPEQGGAWVRIQLPWSAEALPLGADPTASAR; translated from the coding sequence ATGGCGGTCGGATGGCTGTCGCTAGGGGTGGCCCTGGGACTGGTAGGGGGCTGGTGGCTCCGTCGTTGGCTGGCCCCAAAGCCGACGGCTTCCCTGCCCTGGCCAGAAATCCTGCACCAATTGCCCTGGGGCTGTCTTGTGGTGGATGAGGACAACCAACTGCTCTGGTGTAACCCGGCGGCCCAGGCGCTGTTGCGTTTGCGGCCCTGGCGACCAGGGCAACCGCGCTTGTTGCTGGAACTGGTACGCTCCTACGAACTGGACCAGCTCATCGAACGGGCGCGGAACCAGGCGGGCGTTCAGACGATGGAATGGACGTTTTATCCGGCGGAATTGACCCAACCCCCAATTCCTCTACGGGCGATGGGGCAACGGCTCTCGACGGGGGAAGTGGTGGTGTTTTTGGAAAACCGGCAAGCGCTGGTGGAATTGACCCAAGCCCGTGACCGCTGGATTACGGATTTGACCCACGAACTGAAAACGCCCCTGACGGCGATGCAACTGGTGGCCGAGGCGCTGTACGCGCGGGTGGACCCCCCCTTGCAAACCTGGGTGAGTCGCCTGCTGGGGGAATTGCAGCGCTTGAGCCGCTTGGTCCACAACTGGCTGGAGATGGCCCAGGGACACCAGCCCGTGCGCAACCCCACACCCGTCAACCTGCCAGCGCTGGTGCAAAACGTGTGGCAAAGCCTGGAACCCTTGGCCCAGCAGAAAAATCTCCGCCTGGACTACGTGGGCCCCAGCGAGCTGTGGTTGCCAGGGGATGAACTGCGCCTGTATCAGATGTTGTGCAACTTACTGGACAACAGCATTAAATACAGCCCTGTAGATGGCGTGATTCGGCTAGTCCTGACGCCCCAAACGGCTCAACAGCAGGTGCAAATTGACATCCTCGACCAAGGCCCTGGCTTCCCGCCTGCGGACTTGCCCCACCTGTTTGAACGGTTTTACCAGGGGCAAAATCATCCCCAGGGCTACCCCCACGGGACCGGCCTGGGCTTGGCCATCGTCCGGCAAATTGTCCAGGCCCACGGGGGCGAGATTCAAGCGGCCAACCATCCGGAACAGGGCGGCGCGTGGGTGCGCATTCAATTGCCCTGGAGCGCTGAAGCGTTACCCTTGGGGGCCGACCCAACCGCCAGCGCCCGGTAG
- a CDS encoding FTR1 family protein, with protein MSYWTLALPSLFVTLREGVEAALIVGIVLTVLGQTHRRDLYGWVGMGVAAGIGLSLLGGWGLVTLLQETTQAHPRWQVALEAGLELLAAGLLTWMLLWMTEQGRVVAQAVTQQLKDLHQGWRVGLLVLAAVLREGMETVVFIGAQFTQGWPALLGAVGGVVGAVLLGYLLFGVGIRLPLRWFFRVMGAGLLLIAAGLGVSALWHGSQALENLAVLGPLVWDTSAWLPDRRGPGLLLKVLLGYRDHLYLVQLLAYGAFLGLVGSLYYRALAVGSAPKGNASALQGN; from the coding sequence ATGAGCTACTGGACGTTGGCGTTGCCGAGCTTGTTCGTCACCCTGCGGGAGGGTGTCGAGGCAGCCCTGATCGTGGGCATCGTGTTGACCGTTTTGGGGCAAACGCACCGGCGTGACCTGTACGGCTGGGTGGGGATGGGTGTGGCGGCTGGGATTGGCTTGAGCTTGTTGGGCGGTTGGGGACTGGTGACGCTGCTCCAGGAAACTACCCAGGCGCACCCCCGTTGGCAAGTAGCTTTGGAAGCCGGTTTGGAACTCCTGGCGGCGGGATTACTGACCTGGATGCTCCTGTGGATGACCGAGCAGGGGCGAGTTGTGGCGCAAGCGGTCACGCAACAGCTCAAGGACTTGCACCAGGGGTGGCGGGTTGGTTTGTTGGTCTTGGCGGCGGTGTTACGCGAGGGCATGGAGACGGTGGTGTTCATTGGCGCGCAGTTTACCCAGGGTTGGCCGGCCCTGCTGGGCGCGGTGGGCGGTGTGGTTGGAGCAGTGCTGCTCGGTTACCTGCTTTTTGGGGTTGGGATCCGCTTGCCCTTGCGCTGGTTTTTCCGGGTGATGGGCGCGGGGTTGCTGCTCATTGCCGCTGGGCTAGGAGTGAGCGCCCTGTGGCACGGGAGCCAAGCGCTGGAGAATCTCGCCGTCCTGGGGCCGTTGGTGTGGGATACGTCGGCCTGGTTGCCGGACCGCCGCGGGCCGGGGCTGCTGCTGAAGGTGTTGCTTGGGTATCGGGACCACCTGTACCTGGTGCAATTGCTGGCCTATGGGGCATTTCTCGGGCTGGTCGGGAGCTTGTACTACCGGGCGCTGGCGGTTGGGTCGGCCCCCAAGGGTAACGCTTCAGCGCTCCAGGGCAATTGA
- the panB gene encoding 3-methyl-2-oxobutanoate hydroxymethyltransferase, whose product MARTVHTLQQYKRQGRKIVAVTAWDYLLAQILDQAGVDVILVGDSLGMVALGYETTVPVTLAEMIHHAKAVRRGVREAFLVCDLPFLSYQVSPELALYHAGHVLKQTGVQAVKLEGGYPQMVTTVQRLVTAGIPVMGHLGLLPQSVHRLGGYRQQGRTPEEADRLLEQALALEAAGVFALLLEHIPASLAAAITRKLTIPTIGIGAGPDCDGQIVVTADLLGLTPQPPPFAPRLADLRTAITQTIQTYRRWVAGDPL is encoded by the coding sequence ATGGCCCGCACCGTTCACACGCTCCAGCAGTACAAACGCCAAGGACGCAAGATCGTAGCTGTCACCGCCTGGGACTACCTGTTGGCCCAAATCCTGGACCAGGCTGGGGTGGACGTCATCTTGGTGGGGGATTCCCTAGGGATGGTGGCCCTGGGGTATGAAACGACGGTGCCGGTGACACTGGCGGAAATGATCCACCACGCCAAAGCCGTGCGCCGGGGTGTCCGGGAGGCCTTCCTGGTCTGCGATTTACCGTTTTTGAGCTACCAGGTCAGCCCGGAACTCGCCCTGTACCACGCTGGTCACGTGCTCAAGCAAACGGGCGTCCAAGCGGTGAAGTTGGAAGGGGGTTACCCCCAGATGGTGACGACAGTTCAGCGCCTGGTGACCGCAGGAATTCCGGTGATGGGTCACCTGGGCTTGCTGCCGCAGTCCGTGCATCGGCTGGGGGGTTACCGGCAACAGGGACGTACACCCGAGGAAGCCGACCGCCTCCTGGAGCAAGCCCTGGCCTTGGAGGCCGCCGGCGTCTTTGCCCTGCTGCTGGAACACATCCCAGCTTCCTTGGCTGCTGCCATCACCCGCAAGCTCACCATCCCCACCATCGGCATCGGTGCGGGTCCCGATTGCGACGGCCAGATCGTCGTCACGGCGGATTTACTCGGTTTAACGCCCCAGCCGCCCCCCTTTGCGCCGCGCTTGGCTGATTTGCGCACCGCCATCACTCAGACCATCCAGACCTACCGCCGGTGGGTGGCCGGCGATCCGCTATAG
- a CDS encoding chorismate lyase encodes MTLAAVVPWWRLDCRWQGEEADLLPGMLSPWWRLLLLSDGSLTRHLQFLTGQAIHVQVIDMSPVGWLQDGAPPEVRQVEGPWVRRQVWLQTERGERLVYATSWWPAAVVDRYLQNPDLPIWTNLRVLRLELYRDIRRLYYGDSTPLAQAFASPGPFWGRHYLFWQQQRPLTLIYEVLSSRLQRYLGASSETEKVPEMGA; translated from the coding sequence ATGACGTTGGCTGCGGTGGTGCCCTGGTGGCGACTAGACTGTCGCTGGCAGGGGGAAGAAGCGGATTTACTGCCGGGGATGCTGTCACCCTGGTGGCGATTGTTGCTGTTAAGCGACGGGTCTCTGACGCGCCATTTGCAATTTCTCACGGGGCAAGCCATCCACGTGCAGGTGATTGATATGTCACCGGTGGGGTGGCTGCAGGATGGGGCACCGCCGGAGGTGCGACAAGTGGAAGGTCCCTGGGTCCGCCGCCAAGTGTGGTTGCAAACCGAAAGGGGCGAGCGCTTGGTTTATGCCACGTCCTGGTGGCCGGCGGCGGTGGTGGACCGCTATCTGCAAAACCCGGATTTACCCATCTGGACCAACCTGCGGGTGTTGCGCTTGGAGTTGTATCGGGACATTCGCCGCTTGTACTACGGGGATTCCACGCCCTTGGCCCAGGCGTTTGCCAGTCCGGGACCGTTTTGGGGACGGCACTACCTGTTCTGGCAGCAACAGCGACCCTTGACCCTAATCTATGAAGTCCTGTCATCCCGTTTGCAGCGGTATTTGGGCGCCTCAAGCGAGACCGAAAAAGTTCCGGAGATGGGCGCGTAG
- a CDS encoding TerB family tellurite resistance protein — protein MKLTPAQSLVFQVLAAVAWADERLNPEEIRLLLDQLVPAFGAADLNQQDQLWSELYDRLFAYYDLETLLQQPPPSQHREWLLRLSYLLIQAGRTPTETAIVPAEKQAYRRLVQWLGLPPETVAQIEQAAQADVVLHQGQPLAALRAHLRNFFGLA, from the coding sequence ATGAAGTTGACGCCGGCGCAATCGCTCGTCTTCCAGGTATTGGCGGCAGTCGCTTGGGCGGATGAACGCCTCAACCCTGAAGAAATTCGGTTATTGCTCGACCAACTGGTGCCGGCGTTTGGCGCTGCGGACCTAAACCAGCAGGACCAGCTCTGGAGCGAACTCTACGACCGGCTGTTTGCCTACTACGACCTGGAGACGCTGTTGCAGCAACCACCGCCGTCCCAGCACCGAGAGTGGCTGCTGCGTTTGAGTTACCTGCTGATTCAGGCTGGACGAACCCCCACCGAAACCGCCATCGTCCCTGCAGAAAAACAAGCCTACCGCCGGTTAGTGCAGTGGTTGGGTTTACCCCCGGAAACCGTCGCTCAGATTGAACAGGCCGCCCAGGCCGACGTCGTGCTTCACCAGGGGCAACCCCTGGCGGCTCTACGCGCCCATCTCCGGAACTTTTTCGGTCTCGCTTGA